From the Aquirufa lenticrescens genome, the window GGATGACGTGCATCGGTCCAGTTAACGATCGGTTTATCTTGAATAAACGTAGGTTTAATCGCTTTGTGGGAGCTTCCCCAGAGGGCTTTGGCCCTAATAAAATCAATCAATCCTAGCCACGAAAAGGCGTGGGCTAAAAAAGGTGTCAAAGGACGAATTCGATCTGATAGTTTCGATAAAATCTGGATGATCTCGCGACGTTCGGCTGATTCCAAAGACTTGATCTCATTGTTCATCGCCAGCGCGTCAGCGGGCTCTAAAAAGACCGTTTTCCCCGTATCTGATTCATCCTGAACGAAACCTTTGATCTTCCGTTTGTGCTCAGCCGCTAAAGGAATCACCATTCGGCCATTGCGCAGTGTCAAGGAGAAATCCTTGCTCACCCAGCCCTCTTTATAGGCCTGGCTTAAATAGGAATCGAGCTTTTTACGAAGGCCTTGCTCTTCGGCAATTCGCTTGCGACGTAAATCTCCTAAAGCAGGGGAGGCTGTCTCCTTGATTTGGCCGTTTACATCAAATACGCGGTCCAAATCCTGAATAATCGGAATGATTTGTCTGAAATCCCCATCGCTTTCTGCACCTTTGGCTAGGAAATGCTGGGTGATTTTATGTATTTTAGGGTATTCAGTTGAGTCAATTGCTGCGAAAAAGCGAATGGTTTCATACAAAACCGTCAACGCACGTTGCCAGTCTCTCCATTCATCTGCTGACAAATAATGGCCTTCCAGCTGCAGCGGACTTAGATAAGATCGTAAATCGTAATAATCCGTCTGCGGAAATTCGCCACCGTGCTCACCCAAAATACGGCTCATCTCATCGACTTGTTCTACCCATTGTTTGACCAAGGGGAAACGGTCCGAAAAACGCATTTTATCTGCATATTCCAGCCCCATCTGACTTAAACAAAGCTGCTTAATTTCCTCTTTTACCTGGTTGAAACCCAGTTTTTCGGCAAGATTTACGGGGTAATTCATAGAGAAAAATGCAACTTTATTTTTTCGAGTAAGACCTCGTTGATTTTATAATAACTTTCAGTCGTCCAACCCGCTACGTGGGGGCTGAAAATGGTCGCAGGGTAGGCGGCAATTTCTGTAAAAAGCTCTTTTTCTACTGGAGACCAGGTAGATAACTTTTCATTTGGTAGCACATCCAAAGCTAATCCCTTGATTTGGCCGGAACGTAATCCGTGCAATAAAGGCTCGAGTGGTGCAATGGGGCCTCGGGAACTATTAATCACTATAATGGACTTCTTGAACGAATCTAAAAACTCAGTGGAAATTAACCCACGCGTCTCAGAAGTCAAAGGGATATGTAAACTCAAGATGTCAGCCCGTTCAAAAATTTGATCCATTGTGGCTGGGTAATCTGTCGATGGGGCGTATTTGTCATAGGCTAAAATGTTCATTCCAAAGCTAGAAAGCCGCGAAGCGACTGCTTTGCCCATATTTCCATATCCGATAATACCGATCGTCTTTCCCTTCAGTTCAAATCCGCGGTTTCCTTCTCTTTCCCACAATCCGTGACGCACCTCGGTATCCGACGTATGAAGTTTGTGTGTAAGGGATAATAATTGTCCAATGACGTGTTCCGCAACGGCGTCAGAATTTCCTTCATTGGCGGAAAAAACGGTGATTCCTCTAGCTATGCAGGCTTCGACATCCAGTAAATCAAGTCCAGCGCCCGCTCGAGCGATAAAAATTAATGGGGTATCAGTCAGTATTTCTGCCGTGATTTTGAACTTGCTCCGAACAACTAATCCTTCATAAGAAGGTAAAATCGTCACAAACTCATCAAGTGATAAATCGGTACGCGTCTCCACCTCGAATCCCAAATTCGTTAGCCCTTCTGCCATCGAAGGATGAACCTCGTCGACAATCAAAACTTTACGCATTCATTCGGTTTTTTACGAGATCTAACGCTAAAAATAAGGCCTGAAGGAATGAGCCTGGGTCGGCTACGTTTTGGCCAGCAATATCATAAGCCGTACCATGATCTGGCGAGGTACGAATAACAGGCAAACCTGC encodes:
- a CDS encoding NAD(P)-dependent oxidoreductase yields the protein MRKVLIVDEVHPSMAEGLTNLGFEVETRTDLSLDEFVTILPSYEGLVVRSKFKITAEILTDTPLIFIARAGAGLDLLDVEACIARGITVFSANEGNSDAVAEHVIGQLLSLTHKLHTSDTEVRHGLWEREGNRGFELKGKTIGIIGYGNMGKAVASRLSSFGMNILAYDKYAPSTDYPATMDQIFERADILSLHIPLTSETRGLISTEFLDSFKKSIIVINSSRGPIAPLEPLLHGLRSGQIKGLALDVLPNEKLSTWSPVEKELFTEIAAYPATIFSPHVAGWTTESYYKINEVLLEKIKLHFSL